The proteins below are encoded in one region of Peribacillus muralis:
- the deoC gene encoding deoxyribose-phosphate aldolase: protein MNLAKMIDHTSLKAEATKEQIMALCDEAKEYGFASVCVNPVWVKTAAEKIKGSDVKVCTVIGFPLGTSTTVIKAMETENAIQNGAQEVDMVLAIGLLKSGEHEEVEADIQAVVEAAGTKALVKVIIETSLLTEEEKISACELSLRAGADFVKTSTGFSTGGATVGDVALMRKVVGDKAGIKASGGIRDLKDLKAMAGAGATRIGASSGVAIMKGEAVEGEY, encoded by the coding sequence ATGAACTTGGCAAAAATGATCGACCATACCTCACTAAAGGCGGAAGCAACAAAAGAACAAATCATGGCTCTTTGTGATGAAGCAAAAGAATATGGATTTGCCTCTGTATGTGTAAACCCAGTTTGGGTGAAAACGGCAGCAGAAAAAATTAAAGGAAGTGATGTGAAGGTTTGCACGGTAATCGGCTTTCCGCTCGGTACCTCGACGACTGTTATAAAAGCGATGGAAACAGAGAATGCCATTCAAAATGGAGCGCAAGAAGTGGATATGGTTTTAGCGATTGGGTTATTGAAATCTGGTGAACATGAGGAGGTGGAGGCTGACATACAGGCTGTTGTTGAGGCTGCTGGCACCAAGGCGCTTGTGAAAGTGATCATTGAAACTTCTTTGCTTACGGAGGAAGAAAAGATATCCGCCTGCGAACTGTCCCTTCGTGCAGGTGCCGACTTCGTGAAAACATCGACTGGATTCTCGACAGGTGGAGCAACGGTTGGGGATGTAGCATTAATGCGCAAGGTTGTAGGTGATAAGGCTGGCATAAAAGCATCCGGTGGAATTCGTGACTTGAAAGATTTGAAAGCGATGGCTGGGGCTGGCGCCACTCGTATAGGGGCAAGCTCCGGGGTGGCGATCATGAAGGGAGAAGCAGTCGAAGGCGAATACTGA